Proteins encoded in a region of the Isosphaeraceae bacterium EP7 genome:
- a CDS encoding alpha/beta hydrolase, with protein MIRRLLLAAPIALTLLSTAAPADEAPAFTRTEDVIYGRKFGTALTMDVFKPKEKPNGAAVIFVVSGGWYSSHDNINLAFLAEPLKRGYTVFAVVHGSQPKFTIPEVVADMNRAVRYIRYHAADYGIDGDRIGVMGASAGGHLSLMLGTAGGDGDPKAKDPIDQASSKVQAVACFFPPTDFFNYGKPGEDALGRGVLASFRAPFDFRELDPKINAFVSIVDEAKLKEIGKQISPAYQVTPDDAPSLIIHGDADKLVPIQQAELIVAKFDEAKVPAKLVVKPGAAHGWAGIDKDVSTLVDWFDEHLKASEPAK; from the coding sequence ATGATTCGCCGACTGCTGCTCGCCGCGCCCATCGCCCTGACCCTGCTCTCGACGGCGGCCCCCGCCGACGAAGCCCCGGCGTTCACCCGCACCGAGGACGTGATTTACGGGCGGAAATTCGGCACGGCTCTGACGATGGACGTCTTCAAGCCGAAGGAGAAGCCCAACGGCGCGGCGGTGATCTTCGTGGTCAGCGGCGGCTGGTACTCGTCGCACGACAATATCAACCTGGCCTTCCTCGCCGAGCCCCTGAAGCGCGGCTACACGGTCTTCGCCGTTGTCCACGGCAGCCAGCCGAAGTTCACCATCCCCGAAGTGGTCGCCGACATGAACCGCGCGGTGCGGTACATCCGCTATCATGCGGCCGATTACGGGATCGACGGCGACCGGATCGGCGTGATGGGCGCCTCCGCGGGCGGGCACCTCTCCCTGATGCTGGGGACGGCCGGCGGCGACGGCGACCCCAAGGCGAAGGACCCGATCGACCAGGCTTCGAGCAAGGTCCAGGCCGTGGCCTGCTTCTTCCCGCCCACCGACTTCTTCAACTACGGCAAGCCCGGCGAAGACGCATTGGGCCGTGGAGTGCTCGCGAGCTTCCGCGCCCCGTTCGACTTCCGCGAGCTGGACCCGAAGATCAACGCCTTCGTGTCAATCGTCGACGAGGCGAAGCTCAAGGAGATCGGCAAGCAGATCTCCCCCGCCTACCAGGTCACCCCCGACGACGCCCCCAGCCTGATCATCCACGGAGACGCCGACAAGCTCGTCCCCATCCAGCAGGCCGAGTTGATCGTCGCCAAATTCGATGAGGCCAAGGTGCCCGCCAAGCTCGTCGTGAAGCCAGGTGCCGCGCACGGCTGGGCGGGGATCGACAAGGACGTGTCGACCCTCGTGGATTGGTTCGACGAGCACCTGAAGGCCTCGGAACCGGCCAAATAA
- a CDS encoding TIGR03067 domain-containing protein, giving the protein MAMPIPLAQIALFAAAFLVSAGLAPAQDQPPKAVSAEVKEELKTLEGTWEPTRYTTGGQSTAAEILAEIRRVAEGDFVYWTRKGKRFAGTHVTLDPSRKLKTIDVVADGGKFRDKVVQGIYKLDGDELTICMAAPDGTRPDSFEAEAGDGRTLMVFRKATPEPEAPKKP; this is encoded by the coding sequence ATGGCCATGCCAATTCCCCTCGCCCAGATCGCCTTGTTTGCCGCCGCATTCCTCGTCTCGGCGGGCCTCGCCCCGGCGCAAGATCAGCCTCCGAAGGCGGTAAGCGCCGAGGTCAAGGAGGAGCTGAAAACGCTGGAAGGGACCTGGGAGCCGACCCGGTATACGACAGGCGGCCAGAGTACGGCCGCCGAGATCCTGGCCGAGATCCGCAGGGTGGCCGAGGGCGACTTCGTCTACTGGACCCGCAAGGGGAAGCGGTTCGCGGGCACCCATGTCACGCTCGACCCGTCCCGCAAGCTGAAGACAATCGACGTGGTGGCCGACGGCGGCAAGTTCCGCGACAAGGTCGTCCAGGGCATCTACAAGCTCGACGGCGACGAGCTGACCATCTGCATGGCCGCCCCCGATGGCACCAGGCCCGATTCCTTCGAGGCCGAAGCCGGCGACGGCCGGACCCTCATGGTCTTCCGCAAGGCCACGCCGGAACCCGAAGCGCCGAAGAAGCCCTGA
- a CDS encoding DoxX family protein, which translates to MTDTIPKWQRVTGWVLSGILAIVFLPSAFFKIAQPKGFVEDWSKTYPASSALPIGFIELAIFVLYIVPKTRYLGGLFMLAYLGGAVATHVHANDGMFFAPVIVGVVAWAGLYLRDRKLRALVPLVAE; encoded by the coding sequence ATGACGGATACGATCCCGAAATGGCAGCGCGTGACCGGTTGGGTGCTCTCGGGCATCCTCGCCATCGTGTTCCTGCCCAGCGCCTTCTTCAAGATCGCGCAGCCCAAGGGCTTCGTCGAGGATTGGTCCAAGACCTATCCCGCCTCCTCCGCCCTGCCGATCGGGTTCATCGAGCTGGCGATCTTCGTCCTCTACATCGTCCCGAAGACCCGCTACCTGGGCGGACTCTTCATGCTCGCATACCTCGGCGGCGCGGTGGCGACCCACGTTCACGCCAACGACGGCATGTTCTTCGCGCCGGTCATCGTCGGCGTCGTCGCGTGGGCCGGGCTCTATCTCCGCGATCGCAAGCTCCGCGCACTCGTTCCGCTCGTGGCTGAGTGA
- a CDS encoding DUF1501 domain-containing protein, whose amino-acid sequence MAESTHKAASGSFVHPRFGRRLALQAGGVGLLGLGSGQLDVLRGAEVSGRKAPPRAKSVIYVFLSGGLGQHDSFDPKPEATEDIRGEFKAISTATPGLSICEHLPGLAQRSGLWSLVRSLTHSSNDHSFSHHIMLTGRSKPPLGFDPNMPKPGDDPAIAAVAGAMTTPRNNLPPAVVLPDRLIHTTGRVLPGQFGGVMGRKRDPWFVECSAFDPTAYGAFPEYEFDHQDRKRTPKRQAFQIPDLTLPEGFAAGRLARRFELLAGLDRQRESLLDAGPSARLDAHREGAVSMLTDPKVRRAFDVAGADPRMLDRYGRNSFGWSLLMAARLVEAGVNMVQVNLGNNETWDTHGNAFPHLKDNLYPPTDRALSALLDDLSATGLLDSTLIVMAGEFGRTPRISRLPQFYKQPGRDHWGHLQSVFLAGGGVQGGRVIGTSDKIGAYPSSDAQSPENFAATIYQALGIPQQAAWQDDLDRPHFLYHADPIPGLT is encoded by the coding sequence ATGGCCGAATCCACGCACAAGGCGGCGTCCGGCTCGTTCGTCCACCCCAGGTTCGGCCGGCGGCTGGCGTTGCAGGCGGGCGGGGTCGGGCTGCTCGGGCTCGGTTCGGGGCAGCTGGACGTTCTCCGAGGGGCCGAGGTCTCCGGGCGGAAGGCGCCTCCCCGGGCCAAATCCGTCATCTATGTCTTCCTCTCGGGCGGCCTGGGTCAGCATGACAGCTTCGACCCCAAGCCCGAGGCGACCGAGGACATCCGCGGCGAGTTCAAGGCGATCTCGACCGCGACGCCTGGCCTCTCCATCTGCGAGCACCTGCCCGGCCTGGCGCAGCGGAGCGGGCTCTGGTCTTTGGTCAGGTCGCTGACCCATTCGTCGAATGACCATTCGTTCAGTCACCATATCATGCTGACCGGCCGGTCGAAGCCTCCGCTCGGGTTCGACCCCAACATGCCGAAGCCCGGCGATGACCCGGCGATTGCCGCCGTAGCCGGGGCGATGACGACGCCCAGGAACAACCTGCCGCCGGCAGTGGTCCTGCCCGACCGCCTCATTCACACCACGGGCCGGGTGCTCCCGGGCCAGTTCGGCGGGGTCATGGGGCGGAAGCGCGACCCCTGGTTCGTCGAGTGCTCGGCCTTCGATCCCACGGCTTATGGGGCCTTCCCCGAGTATGAGTTCGACCACCAGGACCGGAAACGCACCCCGAAGCGGCAGGCCTTCCAGATCCCCGACCTGACCCTGCCCGAAGGCTTCGCCGCAGGCAGGCTGGCCCGCCGGTTCGAGCTGCTCGCCGGGCTCGACCGCCAGCGCGAGTCGCTGCTCGATGCGGGGCCGTCGGCCAGGCTCGATGCCCACCGCGAGGGGGCGGTCTCGATGCTGACCGACCCCAAGGTTCGACGGGCCTTCGACGTCGCCGGGGCCGACCCCAGGATGCTCGACCGCTATGGACGTAACTCCTTTGGCTGGTCGCTGTTAATGGCGGCCAGACTGGTCGAGGCGGGGGTGAACATGGTGCAGGTGAACCTGGGGAACAACGAGACCTGGGACACCCACGGCAACGCCTTCCCGCACCTCAAGGACAACCTCTACCCCCCCACCGACCGGGCCCTCTCCGCGTTGCTGGACGACCTCTCCGCCACCGGACTCCTCGACTCCACCCTCATCGTGATGGCCGGCGAGTTCGGCCGGACCCCTCGGATCTCCAGGCTGCCTCAGTTCTACAAGCAGCCGGGCCGCGACCACTGGGGGCACTTGCAGAGCGTCTTCCTGGCCGGCGGCGGCGTGCAAGGCGGCCGGGTCATCGGCACCTCGGACAAGATCGGCGCCTACCCCAGCTCCGACGCCCAGAGTCCCGAGAACTTCGCCGCCACGATCTACCAGGCCCTCGGAATTCCGCAGCAGGCCGCCTGGCAAGACGACCTCGACCGACCCCACTTCCTCTATCACGCCGACCCCATCCCCGGCCTGACCTGA
- a CDS encoding methyltransferase produces MSEHDATPPAAFLALQNLVLGKWVSQAVSVAAKLGVADSLKDGPRNCDDLARMHQADPSSLYRLLRALASVGVFSEVSDRRFALTPTAEFLRSDVQGSLRAVATMGGEDFTWRPWGDLSLTVKTGERAFDRIFGMPPFKYLAEHPDAAAIFDASMTGWSMQNSNAVAAAYDFSGIGTLMDIGGGHGYLLATILKANPSLRGILFETAEVSEGAKVRFAAEGLTDRCKVAAGDFFASIPEGADACILKSVIHDWDDRLATEILSNCRRAVGPGGRVLLAEMVIPAGNDPHPGKLLDLEMLVMVGGRERTEEDFRKLLDGAGIRMTRIVPTASPTCVIEGIAGE; encoded by the coding sequence TTGTCCGAACACGATGCCACGCCGCCCGCCGCGTTCCTGGCCTTGCAGAACCTCGTCCTCGGGAAGTGGGTCTCCCAGGCGGTGAGCGTCGCCGCGAAGCTGGGGGTTGCCGACTCGCTGAAGGACGGCCCCCGCAATTGCGATGATCTCGCCCGGATGCATCAGGCCGACCCCTCGTCGCTTTATCGCCTGCTGCGTGCTCTGGCCAGCGTGGGCGTGTTCTCGGAGGTGTCCGACCGCCGGTTCGCGCTGACTCCGACGGCCGAATTCCTGCGGTCGGACGTCCAGGGCTCGCTACGCGCCGTGGCGACGATGGGCGGCGAAGATTTCACCTGGCGCCCCTGGGGCGATCTCTCCCTCACCGTGAAGACCGGTGAGCGGGCCTTCGACCGGATCTTCGGGATGCCCCCGTTCAAATACCTGGCCGAGCATCCCGACGCGGCCGCGATCTTCGATGCGTCCATGACCGGCTGGTCGATGCAGAATTCCAACGCGGTGGCGGCCGCCTATGACTTCTCCGGCATCGGCACGCTGATGGACATCGGCGGCGGCCATGGATATCTGCTCGCCACGATCCTCAAGGCCAACCCATCGCTCCGGGGCATCCTCTTCGAGACTGCGGAGGTATCCGAGGGAGCAAAGGTTCGGTTCGCGGCCGAGGGGCTGACCGATCGCTGCAAGGTTGCGGCCGGCGACTTTTTCGCATCCATTCCCGAAGGGGCCGACGCCTGCATCCTCAAGAGCGTCATCCACGACTGGGATGACCGGCTCGCCACGGAAATCCTGTCGAATTGCCGGCGGGCCGTCGGTCCCGGCGGTCGCGTCCTGCTCGCGGAGATGGTCATCCCGGCCGGCAATGATCCGCACCCGGGCAAGCTGCTCGACCTGGAGATGCTCGTCATGGTCGGAGGTCGAGAGCGGACCGAGGAGGACTTCCGCAAGCTCCTCGACGGGGCCGGAATCCGGATGACCAGGATCGTGCCCACGGCCTCACCGACGTGCGTCATCGAAGGCATCGCGGGCGAGTAA
- a CDS encoding MmcQ/YjbR family DNA-binding protein, with translation MDANDFRELALGFDDAEESAHMGVADFRVGGRIFATLAHEPLGFGNLMLSPELQQLVLAEAPDVFHPVAGGWGRQGATHIRLAEATPEQLFRGLELAWGLRVQKNEKSKAKGRPRS, from the coding sequence ATGGACGCAAACGACTTTCGAGAACTCGCCCTTGGCTTTGACGACGCCGAGGAGAGCGCCCACATGGGCGTTGCCGACTTCCGTGTGGGCGGCCGCATCTTCGCGACTCTCGCCCATGAGCCTCTCGGGTTCGGGAATCTGATGCTTTCCCCCGAGCTGCAGCAATTGGTTCTCGCCGAGGCTCCGGACGTTTTCCATCCCGTCGCCGGCGGCTGGGGCAGACAGGGCGCGACGCACATCCGCCTGGCAGAGGCGACCCCGGAGCAGTTATTCAGAGGGCTCGAGCTCGCCTGGGGCTTGCGAGTGCAGAAGAACGAGAAGTCGAAGGCAAAGGGCAGGCCTCGATCGTGA
- a CDS encoding tyrosinase family protein yields the protein MSLDRFALSRRAWLSSAAGALVLLPGQMARAQAPSAIRKNAYDLTDLEWTTFERGVAAMKRIPKQAAPSWDFQANMHGYPPGEPGPILAGWHTCQHGNWWFLPWHRAYLLYFEKIIRAYSGDPGFMLPYWDWTRPDQQSLPARFLNPDSPLYDGSRASEINGGWPINENAVSWPVVAGQTTFSTPTKGSGIGSQRVTSSGDEGSHGAMETYCHDLVHDSIGGQMGNPDTAARDPIFWLHHANVDRLWSAWLRARGGAFLPREAIWLNTPFLFYGPLGRSGYMTTAQLLNTETLGYRYQDYPAMPTMVIAMVPGAPGQDATPVPVVGASPQEKKITIASALPPRAELTSEPLTVMLTPDAPGKARIGSLGMPMAKALIPGEGGAAIPVEGATLQIVIDDIRFDQSPGRFYEAYINLPGQADAGGPGSLYFAGSISFFSLSASHGGGHVMGDGPASKSAVIDATEAVVRLRAAGKLVDDLKVTLIERSARPRRNIVGAPVQAQLHPPRVTIGAIRLQYSGG from the coding sequence ATGTCATTAGATCGATTCGCCCTGTCGCGAAGGGCGTGGCTTAGTTCTGCGGCCGGCGCATTGGTGTTGCTTCCCGGGCAGATGGCCCGGGCGCAGGCTCCCTCGGCTATCCGCAAAAATGCGTACGACCTCACGGACCTCGAATGGACTACCTTCGAGCGGGGCGTCGCCGCTATGAAGCGTATTCCGAAGCAAGCGGCTCCGTCGTGGGATTTTCAGGCGAACATGCACGGGTATCCGCCCGGCGAGCCCGGCCCCATTCTTGCCGGGTGGCATACCTGCCAGCACGGCAATTGGTGGTTTCTGCCCTGGCATCGGGCCTATCTCCTCTATTTTGAGAAGATTATTCGGGCTTACAGCGGTGACCCAGGATTTATGCTCCCCTATTGGGACTGGACAAGACCGGATCAGCAGTCCCTACCCGCGAGGTTTCTCAATCCTGACAGCCCTCTCTATGACGGGTCTCGGGCGTCTGAGATCAACGGTGGGTGGCCGATCAACGAAAACGCGGTATCCTGGCCTGTGGTGGCAGGACAGACTACCTTTTCGACCCCGACGAAGGGCTCTGGGATCGGTAGCCAGCGAGTTACATCATCTGGTGATGAGGGTAGTCACGGGGCCATGGAGACCTACTGCCATGACCTTGTCCACGACTCTATTGGTGGGCAGATGGGTAATCCTGACACGGCAGCTCGCGACCCCATTTTCTGGCTACATCACGCTAACGTTGATCGCCTCTGGAGCGCGTGGTTACGAGCGCGGGGTGGAGCATTTCTTCCGCGTGAGGCAATCTGGCTCAATACGCCGTTCCTGTTCTACGGTCCGCTGGGCCGCAGCGGCTACATGACAACTGCCCAACTACTAAATACCGAAACTCTGGGTTACCGCTACCAAGATTACCCGGCGATGCCAACAATGGTGATTGCTATGGTTCCCGGGGCTCCAGGCCAAGACGCGACGCCGGTGCCGGTCGTCGGTGCTTCACCCCAAGAGAAGAAGATTACAATCGCTTCGGCTCTCCCTCCGAGAGCCGAATTAACAAGCGAGCCGCTCACAGTGATGCTCACTCCCGATGCTCCCGGAAAGGCGCGGATCGGTAGTTTGGGAATGCCAATGGCAAAGGCACTCATCCCCGGCGAAGGCGGTGCGGCCATTCCTGTCGAGGGGGCGACACTCCAGATCGTCATCGACGACATTCGCTTCGACCAGTCGCCCGGCAGATTCTATGAAGCTTACATCAACCTGCCCGGTCAGGCGGATGCCGGCGGGCCGGGGAGTTTATATTTCGCGGGCAGCATTTCATTCTTCTCCCTCTCAGCGAGTCACGGCGGCGGTCATGTGATGGGAGATGGGCCCGCCAGTAAATCCGCTGTTATCGATGCAACTGAGGCAGTGGTTCGGCTTCGGGCGGCTGGCAAGCTCGTGGATGACCTTAAGGTCACCCTGATCGAACGTTCGGCAAGGCCGCGGCGGAATATCGTTGGAGCACCGGTCCAGGCCCAGCTTCACCCGCCAAGGGTGACGATTGGAGCGATCCGGCTTCAATACAGCGGAGGCTAA
- a CDS encoding SGNH/GDSL hydrolase family protein, whose translation MPQTLLILLALLAQPDGLPQDGQRIVFLGDSITNAGGFVREIEAYLVTRFPRRHVEFINLGLSSETVTGLTETDHPFPRPDVHDRLARALAQAKPDRVVAGYGMNDGIYHPFDDRRFAAYQEGIHRLIAAVQASGARLTLLTPGPFEASAIPNKVRPAGAADYSYKDPYARYDDTLARYGKWLLTQRSDSVEVIDTRSAILAQAESMRKNDPKFHLTGDAIHPGPDGQWFLASAILDAWNAPAEVDSLAIDPAAEPNSKVTRGKLGELTINPARTSVQFNWTTFVPAPPDPGLIARKQFNDRLNRQILVVRNLAAGRYSLKEGQSSLGHFTAEDLAAGVSLPSLAGLSTNRRAAEIRALLDRRERLLSAAWLAHVGHKRLLVPADHSLPESQAEAATLEAKARALAEPVALKLSLERMGD comes from the coding sequence ATGCCGCAAACTCTCCTCATTCTTCTCGCCCTCCTCGCCCAGCCCGATGGGCTTCCCCAAGATGGCCAGCGCATCGTCTTCCTGGGCGACAGCATCACCAACGCCGGCGGGTTCGTCCGCGAGATCGAGGCCTATCTCGTCACCCGCTTCCCCCGGCGGCACGTCGAGTTCATCAACCTCGGCCTCTCCAGCGAGACCGTCACCGGCCTCACCGAGACCGACCATCCCTTCCCACGCCCCGACGTCCACGATCGCCTCGCCCGCGCACTGGCGCAGGCCAAGCCAGACCGGGTCGTCGCCGGCTACGGCATGAACGACGGGATCTATCACCCGTTCGACGACCGCCGTTTCGCCGCCTATCAGGAAGGCATCCATCGCCTGATCGCGGCCGTCCAGGCCTCGGGGGCGCGGCTCACCCTGCTGACTCCGGGGCCCTTCGAGGCCTCGGCCATCCCCAACAAGGTCAGGCCCGCGGGCGCCGCCGACTACAGTTACAAAGACCCCTACGCCCGCTACGACGACACCCTCGCCCGATACGGCAAGTGGCTCCTCACCCAGCGCAGCGACTCCGTCGAGGTCATCGACACCCGCTCCGCGATCCTTGCGCAGGCCGAATCCATGCGCAAGAATGACCCCAAGTTTCACCTCACAGGCGACGCCATTCACCCCGGCCCCGACGGCCAGTGGTTCCTCGCCTCGGCGATCCTGGACGCCTGGAACGCCCCCGCCGAGGTCGATTCCCTCGCGATCGATCCCGCCGCCGAACCCAATTCCAAGGTGACCCGCGGCAAGCTCGGCGAGCTCACCATCAACCCCGCCCGCACCTCGGTCCAGTTCAACTGGACGACCTTCGTTCCCGCGCCGCCGGACCCCGGCCTGATCGCGCGCAAACAATTCAACGACCGCCTCAATCGGCAGATCCTGGTCGTGCGCAACCTCGCCGCCGGCCGCTACAGCCTGAAGGAAGGTCAGTCGTCCCTGGGCCACTTCACCGCCGAAGACCTCGCCGCCGGGGTAAGCCTCCCCTCGCTCGCCGGTCTCTCGACCAACCGCCGCGCCGCCGAGATCCGGGCCCTCCTCGATCGCCGGGAACGCCTGCTCTCAGCCGCCTGGCTCGCCCACGTCGGCCACAAGCGTCTCCTGGTCCCCGCCGACCATTCCCTGCCCGAATCCCAGGCCGAGGCCGCCACGCTCGAAGCCAAGGCCCGCGCGCTGGCGGAGCCCGTTGCTCTCAAGCTCAGCCTGGAACGCATGGGCGACTGA
- a CDS encoding dihydrofolate reductase family protein produces the protein MRKIRIFAHISLDGVISPGGPDEDSEYAHGGWTAPYRNPAGAAAVAEAQGTSFDLLLGRRTYDLWAGYWPKAPSSPIADGLNAATKYVATHRPESLGWGPAGDLGADIFEGLRGLKSNDGPDLIVWGSTTLTSVLFEQGLVDEVLLLVYPVLLGPGKRFFSDSAAPRELAFVSTKATPSGVLINTYRHIGSLQAPPLPT, from the coding sequence ATGAGAAAGATCAGGATCTTCGCACACATCTCGCTGGACGGCGTGATCTCGCCCGGCGGACCGGACGAAGACAGCGAGTACGCGCATGGCGGATGGACGGCACCCTATCGAAATCCGGCCGGGGCGGCGGCCGTCGCCGAGGCGCAGGGCACGAGCTTCGATCTGCTGCTGGGCCGCCGCACCTACGATCTTTGGGCCGGATACTGGCCGAAGGCGCCGAGCAGTCCGATCGCGGACGGCCTGAACGCCGCGACGAAATACGTCGCGACCCACAGGCCGGAGAGCCTCGGATGGGGTCCGGCTGGCGACCTCGGCGCGGACATCTTTGAAGGTCTTCGCGGCCTCAAGTCGAACGACGGCCCCGACCTGATCGTCTGGGGAAGCACGACCCTGACGTCCGTGCTGTTCGAGCAGGGACTGGTCGACGAGGTTCTGCTGCTCGTCTACCCGGTCTTGCTGGGTCCGGGCAAACGCTTCTTTTCGGACAGTGCCGCCCCGCGCGAACTCGCTTTCGTCAGCACAAAGGCCACGCCCTCGGGCGTTCTCATCAACACTTATCGACACATCGGGTCGTTGCAAGCCCCACCCTTGCCGACGTGA
- a CDS encoding VOC family protein — MTKMITCLWFDRGQAREAAEFYASVFPDSHVGKANPSAVDLPAAKVGEDLTVEFTVLGQAYIGLNGGPIFKPNEAVSFMVLTENQEDTDRYWDAIVGNGGEESACGWCKDRWGFSWQITPRVLLDATTDPDRAAAKRSMDAMMTMGKIDIAAIEAARRG; from the coding sequence ATGACAAAGATGATCACCTGCCTCTGGTTCGACCGTGGCCAGGCCCGCGAGGCGGCCGAGTTCTACGCGAGCGTATTCCCCGATAGCCACGTCGGGAAAGCGAACCCCTCCGCCGTCGACCTTCCGGCCGCGAAGGTGGGCGAGGATCTCACCGTCGAGTTCACCGTCCTGGGTCAGGCGTACATCGGCCTGAATGGCGGGCCGATTTTCAAGCCGAACGAGGCGGTCAGCTTCATGGTCCTGACCGAGAACCAGGAAGACACCGATCGTTACTGGGACGCGATCGTGGGCAATGGCGGCGAGGAGAGCGCCTGCGGCTGGTGCAAGGATCGCTGGGGCTTCTCCTGGCAAATCACGCCGCGCGTGCTGCTCGACGCGACGACCGACCCGGATCGCGCCGCCGCGAAGCGTTCAATGGACGCGATGATGACCATGGGAAAGATCGACATCGCCGCGATCGAGGCCGCGCGCCGGGGCTAA
- a CDS encoding heavy metal translocating P-type ATPase, producing the protein MERPASGSFAGFFTKEVVIAATALAAIGVHLILRFGAGGGGTVLGFRGSEIPLLFALACGAPLVFGLAVRLARLEFSSDLLAGISIVTSVILGEYLAGTLVVLMLSGGQALENYAVRRASFALEALARRMPSLAHRKRDGSVGDIPLGEVAVGDALVVFPHETCPVDGIVLEGSSTMNEAYLTGEPFLLPKTLGSAVLSGAINGNGALTIRAEKTAVDSRYAKIMQVMRESEQKRPRLRRLGDQLGAVYTPLAVVIALVAWAWSGDVLRFLGVLVVATPCPLLIAIPVAIIGSVSLAARRGIIIKDPAVLEKIDTCRVAIFDKTGTLTYGQPKLTEVIPAAGFSADEALADVASLERYSRHPLASAILEAAAEAKLPLVEALEVGERPGEGLRGVIDSRTVQVTSRKKLTAQSPEVAGLLPPLAGGLECVVLFDGRYAATLRFRDEPRAEGKSFVRHLKPRHGFQRIMLVSGDRESEVSYLAEKVGITEVYASQSPEQKLALVRAETQRANTVFMGDGINDAPALTAATVGIAFGKGSDVTAEAAGAVILDSSLERVDEMLHIGRRMRSIALQSAIGGMGLSLIGMGIAAAGYLPPVAGAITQEVIDVLAVLNALRTSMTPKTLTNYDPRRTD; encoded by the coding sequence ATGGAACGACCGGCGTCGGGTAGCTTCGCGGGATTTTTCACGAAGGAAGTCGTCATCGCCGCGACCGCGCTGGCGGCGATCGGCGTCCACCTGATCCTGCGATTCGGCGCCGGGGGGGGCGGGACGGTCCTCGGGTTCCGCGGGTCCGAGATCCCGCTTTTGTTCGCCCTGGCGTGCGGGGCTCCCCTGGTGTTCGGCCTGGCGGTGCGGCTCGCACGGCTGGAGTTCAGCTCCGACCTGCTGGCGGGGATCTCCATCGTCACGTCGGTGATCCTCGGCGAGTACCTGGCCGGGACGCTCGTGGTCTTGATGCTTTCCGGCGGCCAGGCGCTGGAGAATTACGCCGTCCGCCGGGCGTCGTTCGCGCTCGAGGCGCTCGCCCGGCGGATGCCTTCGCTGGCGCACCGCAAGCGGGACGGGTCGGTGGGGGACATCCCGCTGGGTGAGGTCGCGGTCGGCGATGCCCTGGTGGTCTTCCCGCACGAGACCTGCCCGGTTGACGGGATCGTGCTGGAGGGCAGCAGCACGATGAACGAGGCGTATCTGACGGGTGAGCCCTTTCTGTTGCCCAAGACCCTGGGATCGGCGGTACTCTCGGGGGCCATCAACGGCAACGGGGCGCTGACGATCCGGGCGGAGAAGACGGCCGTCGACTCGCGGTACGCCAAGATCATGCAGGTGATGCGCGAGTCGGAGCAGAAGCGGCCCCGGTTGCGGCGGCTCGGCGACCAGCTGGGCGCGGTCTACACGCCGCTGGCCGTGGTCATCGCGCTGGTGGCCTGGGCATGGAGCGGCGACGTCCTGCGGTTTTTGGGCGTGCTGGTGGTCGCGACGCCCTGCCCGCTGCTGATCGCCATCCCGGTGGCGATCATCGGCTCGGTGTCGCTGGCGGCGCGCCGGGGGATCATCATCAAGGACCCGGCCGTGCTGGAGAAGATCGACACCTGCCGGGTCGCCATCTTCGACAAGACGGGGACGCTCACCTACGGGCAGCCGAAGCTGACCGAGGTCATTCCCGCCGCCGGCTTCAGCGCAGACGAGGCGCTCGCCGACGTGGCCAGCCTGGAGCGCTACTCGCGGCATCCGCTCGCCTCCGCGATCCTCGAAGCCGCCGCCGAGGCCAAGCTGCCGCTCGTCGAGGCCCTGGAGGTCGGCGAGCGACCGGGCGAAGGGCTGCGCGGGGTGATCGACAGCCGGACGGTGCAGGTGACCAGCCGTAAGAAGCTGACCGCCCAGTCCCCGGAGGTCGCCGGGCTCCTCCCCCCGCTCGCCGGCGGCCTGGAATGCGTCGTGCTCTTCGACGGCCGCTATGCGGCCACGCTCAGGTTCCGCGACGAACCGAGGGCCGAGGGCAAGTCGTTCGTCCGCCACCTGAAGCCGAGGCACGGCTTCCAGCGCATCATGCTCGTCTCGGGCGACCGCGAGTCCGAGGTGAGCTACCTCGCCGAAAAGGTCGGCATCACCGAGGTCTACGCGAGCCAGAGCCCCGAGCAGAAACTGGCGCTCGTGCGCGCGGAGACCCAGCGCGCCAACACCGTCTTCATGGGAGACGGAATCAACGACGCCCCGGCGCTGACGGCCGCCACCGTCGGGATCGCGTTCGGCAAGGGGAGCGACGTCACCGCCGAGGCGGCCGGGGCGGTCATCCTGGACAGCTCCCTGGAGCGAGTCGACGAGATGCTCCACATCGGCCGACGCATGCGGTCGATCGCCCTCCAGAGCGCCATCGGCGGCATGGGCCTGAGCCTCATCGGAATGGGCATCGCCGCGGCCGGCTACCTCCCCCCCGTGGCCGGAGCCATCACCCAGGAAGTCATCGACGTCCTCGCGGTCCTCAACGCCCTCAGGACCTCCATGACCCCGAAAACGCTCACCAACTACGACCCCCGACGCACCGATTAA